The proteins below come from a single Chryseobacterium sp. MA9 genomic window:
- a CDS encoding helix-turn-helix transcriptional regulator, with product MSLNERISKIIEYSHLTPSEFADEIDVQRSSISHITSGRNKPSLEFIIKIKSRFPELLWDWLVTGEGEMLKSQLPETEIHEEYAEEEKVKTTPLPDLFTMMNDDDEFGSDETEMEAPKSSPGESFIPTQDKAPEKISDSQRLENSDNPILGQLFGNQQSKIKRIVLFYENGKFESFEP from the coding sequence ATGAGTTTAAATGAAAGAATTTCCAAAATTATAGAGTATTCTCATCTTACCCCTTCTGAGTTTGCTGATGAGATTGATGTACAGCGTTCGTCCATTTCACATATTACTTCAGGAAGAAACAAACCGTCTCTTGAATTTATCATAAAAATAAAATCCCGTTTCCCAGAACTTCTGTGGGACTGGCTGGTTACAGGCGAAGGTGAAATGCTGAAATCCCAGCTGCCCGAAACAGAAATTCATGAAGAATATGCAGAAGAGGAAAAAGTAAAAACAACACCTCTCCCCGACTTATTCACCATGATGAACGATGATGACGAATTCGGAAGTGATGAAACGGAAATGGAAGCCCCTAAATCAAGTCCTGGAGAATCGTTTATACCAACCCAAGATAAAGCCCCGGAAAAAATATCCGATTCTCAGCGATTAGAAAATTCCGACAATCCTATTTTAGGACAACTATTTGGTAATCAACAAAGTAAAATAAAACGTATTGTTCTGTTCTACGAAAACGGAAAATTTGAAAGTTTTGAACCTTAA
- a CDS encoding proline dehydrogenase family protein — translation MPIFNDTKVAFADKSDAQLRKAYWMFKMIEQPALTSLGTSVLNFTVHNNFPFVTGIVKNTLFEQFCGGETREESMKVVKQLFKRGVGSIFDYSIEGKEDEETFDAVCKEIKDIVRFSVGNPAIPFIVFKPTAFGRIDLYEAVGKGAELTTSQKEEWERVVKRFDEVCSLCHENDKKVMVDAEETWMQDAADHLCEEMMEKYNQQKPIVWNTIQMYRTGRLEYMEANLQRAREKNYFIGYKIVRGAYMEKERARAAEKGYADPIQPSKDASDKNYNAGIDFVMNHLDKVSAFFGTHNEISSELIMDKMKAKSLDSDNPHVYFGQLYGMSDNITFYLSDKGYNVAKYLPYGPVKDVVPYLTRRARENTSVAGQTGRELGLIKKELERRKK, via the coding sequence ATGCCCATTTTTAATGATACTAAAGTTGCATTTGCAGACAAGTCTGATGCACAATTGAGAAAGGCTTACTGGATGTTTAAAATGATTGAACAGCCCGCTCTTACAAGCCTTGGAACATCTGTCCTGAATTTTACAGTACACAACAATTTTCCTTTCGTTACCGGAATTGTAAAAAATACCTTATTTGAGCAGTTCTGCGGCGGTGAAACCCGTGAAGAAAGTATGAAGGTTGTGAAACAGCTGTTCAAAAGAGGAGTTGGAAGTATTTTCGATTACTCTATTGAAGGTAAAGAAGATGAAGAAACTTTTGATGCGGTTTGCAAAGAAATTAAGGATATTGTTAGATTCTCAGTGGGAAATCCTGCCATTCCTTTTATCGTATTCAAGCCTACTGCTTTCGGAAGAATTGATCTTTATGAAGCAGTTGGAAAAGGAGCGGAGCTTACTACCAGCCAGAAAGAAGAATGGGAAAGAGTAGTAAAAAGATTTGATGAGGTATGCAGCCTTTGCCACGAGAATGATAAAAAAGTAATGGTAGATGCTGAAGAAACCTGGATGCAGGATGCTGCAGACCACCTTTGCGAAGAGATGATGGAGAAATATAACCAGCAAAAACCTATCGTTTGGAATACCATCCAGATGTACAGAACTGGAAGACTGGAATATATGGAAGCTAATCTTCAGAGAGCAAGAGAGAAAAACTACTTCATCGGTTACAAAATTGTTCGTGGTGCTTATATGGAAAAAGAAAGAGCCAGAGCAGCAGAAAAAGGATATGCAGATCCTATTCAGCCAAGTAAAGATGCTTCGGATAAGAACTATAACGCAGGAATCGATTTTGTCATGAATCATCTGGATAAAGTTTCTGCCTTTTTTGGAACCCATAACGAAATCTCTTCAGAGCTGATTATGGATAAAATGAAAGCAAAATCTTTAGACAGTGACAACCCTCACGTTTATTTTGGACAGCTTTACGGAATGAGTGATAATATTACTTTCTATTTATCTGATAAAGGCTATAATGTGGCTAAATATCTTCCATATGGACCTGTAAAGGATGTTGTGCCATACCTGACAAGAAGAGCCAGAGAAAATACCTCTGTAGCCGGGCAAACGGGAAGAGAGCTTGGACTTATCAAAAAAGAACTGGAAAGAAGAAAGAAATAA
- a CDS encoding UbiA family prenyltransferase: MNSEKETFQSKNYISKSFLYRFSQFVGFLLGARFFVAALLTFALYVSTFFLFNQDESFRKFVFDFKVHGIIFCTVLTILAGGIINQFYDLEKDHVVKPFRTRVQSFIKQKYFLYAYLALSAISLGVAWMISHNVFVFFVVYQFFMWFYSHKLSRILIVNNLTFVSLTLYPFFGMMVYYETFSKKVFLMAVFLFLILLCIDIVKDTLTRSVDKTFGYTTIPNYFKSRNTKIILSSLLMVTMAVSMKLITKTGVTGFMAYYFAGGLFIMIICIYFLINDSRRSNFFTLNILRFWVFVGIMAMLLNGIEHKL, from the coding sequence ATGAATTCTGAAAAAGAAACTTTCCAATCTAAAAATTATATATCAAAATCTTTTCTGTACAGATTTTCACAATTCGTGGGCTTTCTGCTCGGAGCACGGTTTTTTGTAGCAGCTCTGTTGACATTTGCCCTTTATGTTTCCACTTTTTTTCTATTCAATCAGGATGAATCTTTCAGAAAATTCGTCTTTGATTTCAAAGTACATGGTATCATTTTCTGTACGGTTCTTACCATTCTGGCTGGCGGCATCATCAATCAGTTCTATGATTTGGAGAAAGACCACGTTGTAAAACCTTTCAGAACCAGGGTTCAGAGCTTTATCAAGCAGAAATATTTTCTATACGCTTATCTGGCACTCAGTGCTATTTCTTTGGGAGTAGCCTGGATGATTTCCCATAATGTCTTTGTTTTTTTTGTGGTCTATCAGTTTTTTATGTGGTTTTACAGCCATAAATTGAGCAGAATACTCATTGTAAACAATCTTACCTTTGTCAGCCTTACCTTGTATCCGTTCTTTGGAATGATGGTGTACTACGAAACCTTTTCAAAAAAGGTATTCCTGATGGCTGTTTTTCTTTTTCTTATTTTGCTGTGCATTGATATTGTGAAAGATACTCTTACCAGAAGTGTAGACAAAACGTTTGGGTATACCACAATTCCTAATTATTTTAAAAGCAGAAATACAAAAATTATCCTGTCTTCCTTACTCATGGTTACCATGGCAGTTTCTATGAAACTCATTACTAAAACCGGCGTTACCGGATTCATGGCCTATTATTTTGCCGGAGGACTTTTTATCATGATAATATGTATCTACTTTCTTATCAATGATTCCAGAAGAAGTAACTTCTTCACCTTGAATATATTACGATTCTGGGTTTTCGTAGGAATTATGGCAATGCTTTTAAACGGAATAGAGCATAAATTATAA
- a CDS encoding mevalonate kinase, with protein sequence MTNPLFYAKIILFGEYGMIEDSQGLVVPYSFYKGALKFSDLSSEFELNSNRHLQKYSEFLTALDLSDDFKLDIKSFKNDISNGLFFDSNIPQGYGVGSSGALVAAIFEKYSISKLNPENISKNNLKKLKAVFGEMESYFHGKSSGMDPLICYMNLPILIENKENLDRVNIPEGEEGKGAIFLIDSGITGETGPMIQIFFEKMKTEGFRKTLKEEFIRYNNACIESFLKKDMNPFFRNLKKLSHWAYEHFRPMIPESIFNIWKKGLDSNAYYLKLCGSGGGGYILGFTKDYAKAEKMLEGFQKEVIYRF encoded by the coding sequence ATGACCAACCCTCTATTTTATGCAAAAATAATTCTGTTCGGAGAATATGGAATGATTGAAGATTCCCAAGGACTTGTAGTACCCTACAGTTTCTATAAAGGAGCTTTGAAATTTTCAGATCTGAGTTCTGAATTTGAACTTAATTCGAACAGACACCTGCAGAAATACTCTGAATTTCTTACGGCACTTGATCTTTCCGACGATTTTAAGTTGGATATCAAGAGCTTTAAAAACGATATTTCTAACGGACTTTTCTTTGATTCCAATATTCCTCAGGGATATGGAGTGGGGAGTTCGGGAGCTCTGGTAGCAGCTATTTTTGAAAAATATTCAATCAGTAAGCTGAATCCTGAGAACATCTCAAAAAATAATCTCAAAAAATTAAAAGCTGTTTTCGGTGAAATGGAAAGCTATTTTCATGGAAAAAGCTCAGGAATGGACCCTTTGATCTGTTACATGAATCTTCCAATCCTTATCGAAAATAAAGAAAATTTAGACAGAGTAAATATTCCCGAAGGAGAAGAAGGAAAAGGAGCCATTTTCCTGATTGATTCCGGGATAACAGGGGAAACAGGTCCTATGATTCAGATTTTCTTTGAAAAAATGAAAACAGAAGGTTTCCGCAAGACCCTGAAAGAAGAGTTTATCCGTTATAACAACGCATGTATTGAATCTTTCCTTAAAAAAGATATGAATCCTTTCTTCAGAAATCTGAAAAAACTTTCTCACTGGGCCTATGAACATTTCCGTCCTATGATTCCTGAAAGTATTTTTAATATCTGGAAAAAAGGTCTGGATTCTAATGCCTATTATCTTAAACTCTGCGGAAGCGGTGGAGGTGGCTATATCTTAGGATTTACCAAAGACTATGCAAAAGCAGAAAAAATGCTTGAAGGCTTCCAGAAAGAAGTGATTTACAGATTTTAA
- a CDS encoding M12 family metallo-peptidase — MEFHNRKSELKTYALFETDKSADKIVEYKKAATDITVMSLKPAELKRLINEKPDFLEISFPFDGGRQITVEMYRHQILTNDFKVVTDKGIEVQYTPGVYYQGIVKGDNASIVAFSFFNNDIVGVASTPELGNIVVGKAKNSEDFVSYSDSKLKGSNPFACDVDGLKENQVQRPVFNPNNTSKKKTDNCVRIYYEAGFGPYTQNGSNTTTTTNWVTAMHNNVSTLYANENVNVALSEVFVWTTTDPYAGSPSTILSQFRTTRTTFNGDVAQLLRNPATTSIAYVNSLCTSYKYSYCGMNFNYQNVPTYSWNIEAMTHELGHNLGSPHTHSCFWNGNNTAIDGCGPASGNNEGCTAALPAAGGGTIMSYCHLVSSVGINFANGFGVQPGTLIRNTIDSKGCLGTNCTASCPTSINNFNINNITQTSANATFTDALSTAWKYKLATANGAAVSSGNVNTQSFNFSNLQPASYYRLSVGTDCSGPNAFQLSKLFLTDGAWCDGTQFLDTGGSTGQYKDNEDLVKTFYPTPGSSMTMTFTTFDLEQGYDFMYVYNGPSTASPLFANGNNLSGSTVPGPFTSTDPSGAITVRFVSDGGVTGNGWNANFSCNVLAVEDINIKNNSIDIYPNPAKNMITLSSKERLKGYKIYDEAGRLILSDSSLKGNKQEINLSSIQTGNYVINVETEKQTVNKKLIKQ, encoded by the coding sequence TTGGAATTTCATAATCGGAAATCAGAGCTTAAAACCTATGCCTTATTTGAGACAGATAAATCTGCAGATAAAATAGTTGAATACAAAAAAGCAGCAACAGATATTACAGTGATGTCTTTGAAGCCTGCAGAACTAAAAAGATTAATCAATGAAAAACCTGATTTTCTTGAAATCTCTTTTCCCTTTGACGGCGGCAGACAGATCACTGTTGAAATGTACAGACATCAGATCTTAACCAACGATTTTAAAGTAGTTACAGATAAAGGGATAGAAGTACAGTATACACCAGGAGTGTATTATCAGGGAATTGTGAAAGGGGATAACGCTTCTATCGTGGCTTTTAGTTTCTTCAATAACGATATTGTAGGAGTTGCTTCTACCCCTGAATTAGGAAATATAGTTGTAGGAAAAGCTAAAAATTCTGAAGATTTTGTAAGCTATTCAGATTCTAAATTAAAAGGTTCTAATCCGTTTGCCTGTGATGTAGACGGATTGAAAGAAAATCAGGTCCAAAGACCGGTTTTTAATCCTAACAATACCAGCAAAAAGAAAACAGATAATTGTGTCAGAATATACTATGAAGCAGGTTTCGGTCCTTATACCCAAAATGGAAGCAATACGACCACTACTACCAATTGGGTAACTGCCATGCACAATAATGTTTCAACACTGTATGCCAATGAGAATGTTAATGTAGCTTTAAGTGAAGTTTTTGTTTGGACAACTACCGATCCTTATGCAGGATCACCAAGTACAATTCTGAGCCAGTTTAGAACCACTAGAACCACTTTTAATGGTGATGTGGCACAATTATTAAGAAACCCTGCTACAACAAGTATTGCATATGTAAATTCATTATGTACCAGTTACAAGTATTCTTATTGCGGGATGAATTTTAACTATCAAAATGTACCTACCTATTCGTGGAATATAGAAGCTATGACGCATGAACTTGGTCACAATTTAGGATCACCGCATACTCACTCATGCTTCTGGAACGGAAATAATACAGCTATTGATGGCTGTGGACCTGCCTCAGGAAATAATGAAGGTTGTACGGCTGCACTTCCTGCTGCAGGCGGAGGAACTATTATGAGTTACTGTCATCTGGTAAGCAGCGTAGGGATTAATTTTGCAAATGGCTTTGGTGTACAGCCGGGAACATTGATCAGAAATACAATAGATTCAAAAGGATGTCTTGGTACCAATTGTACTGCATCTTGCCCTACGTCCATCAATAATTTTAACATTAACAATATCACACAGACTTCTGCAAATGCCACTTTTACGGATGCTCTTTCAACAGCATGGAAATATAAATTGGCAACAGCAAACGGAGCGGCAGTATCTTCAGGAAATGTTAATACACAGTCTTTTAATTTTTCAAATCTACAACCGGCATCTTATTACAGACTAAGTGTAGGAACAGATTGCAGCGGGCCAAATGCATTCCAGTTATCAAAACTTTTCCTGACTGACGGAGCATGGTGTGATGGAACTCAGTTTTTAGATACAGGAGGTTCCACGGGGCAGTATAAAGATAATGAAGACCTTGTAAAAACATTTTATCCTACTCCTGGCTCATCTATGACAATGACATTTACAACATTTGATCTTGAACAGGGCTATGATTTTATGTATGTGTATAATGGCCCTTCTACAGCTTCACCATTATTCGCTAATGGAAATAATCTGAGTGGAAGTACTGTGCCCGGTCCGTTTACATCAACAGATCCTTCAGGTGCTATAACAGTAAGATTTGTTTCAGATGGAGGCGTTACAGGAAACGGCTGGAATGCGAATTTCTCTTGCAATGTTTTAGCAGTAGAAGATATCAATATCAAAAATAATTCAATAGATATTTATCCGAATCCAGCCAAAAATATGATAACTCTCTCTTCAAAAGAAAGATTAAAAGGATATAAAATCTATGATGAAGCCGGAAGACTGATACTTTCTGATTCTTCTTTAAAAGGGAATAAACAGGAAATAAATCTTTCTTCCATTCAGACAGGAAACTACGTGATTAACGTTGAAACAGAGAAGCAAACGGTCAACAAAAAGCTGATCAAACAGTAA
- a CDS encoding MFS transporter, with the protein MSETENRQPKNIKNNPKIMKAWAVYDWANSVYSLVITSTIFPIYYSILTTAYEKKEYVVETKKWIDVPVRHTIKIFGEGYQPDAVYGYSLTISFFIVVLLSPFLSSLADTIGNKKSFLQFFCYLGATSCMGLAMFTGMHNVFLGLLFSITASVGFWGSLVFYNSFLPDIATPDRQDALSARGYVYGYIGSVVLVVICLVLIQVFAKGAAQQLLFTRISFLLTGAWWFGFSQYTFKHLPQFGDVKDKLPKDLVLLNYKNIFKKHEEQGGFFEVFKDNLSFYKDIAKESFHELFKVGGELFKDKNLKFFLSSFFFYSVGMQTIFLMATLFGKSEINLAQDKLIGTLLVIQIEAIIGAVIFSRLSKRIGNKNVISIAIILWIVACLWAYFLNKENPTVEYQFYGVAAVVGLVMGGLQAMSRSTYSKLLPENSMENTTYFSFYDVLEKIAIIIGTFIFATLIEHFNNMRIAALSMTIFFAAGLVLIRFLKVKMRTNRETL; encoded by the coding sequence ATGTCTGAAACTGAGAATCGACAGCCTAAAAACATAAAGAATAATCCGAAGATTATGAAAGCCTGGGCTGTATATGACTGGGCAAACTCCGTGTATTCCCTGGTCATTACCTCTACTATTTTCCCTATTTATTACTCTATCCTTACCACAGCGTACGAGAAAAAGGAATACGTAGTAGAAACCAAAAAATGGATTGATGTTCCGGTAAGGCATACAATCAAAATTTTTGGAGAAGGGTACCAGCCGGATGCCGTATATGGGTATTCACTTACCATATCATTTTTTATTGTAGTATTATTGTCTCCATTTTTATCTTCATTGGCAGATACTATCGGAAACAAAAAATCTTTCCTGCAGTTTTTCTGCTATCTGGGAGCAACATCATGTATGGGATTAGCCATGTTTACGGGGATGCATAATGTATTTCTGGGACTTCTCTTCAGTATTACGGCCAGTGTAGGCTTCTGGGGAAGTTTGGTGTTTTATAACTCCTTTCTTCCAGATATTGCCACACCGGACAGGCAGGATGCACTTTCTGCAAGAGGATATGTCTACGGATATATTGGCTCTGTAGTTTTAGTAGTAATCTGTTTAGTTTTGATTCAGGTTTTTGCTAAAGGAGCGGCTCAGCAGTTATTATTCACAAGAATCAGTTTCCTATTAACGGGAGCATGGTGGTTTGGGTTCTCTCAGTATACATTCAAACACCTTCCTCAGTTTGGGGATGTGAAAGATAAGCTTCCTAAAGATCTTGTATTACTGAATTATAAGAACATCTTCAAAAAGCATGAAGAGCAGGGAGGTTTCTTTGAAGTATTTAAAGATAATCTAAGCTTCTATAAAGATATTGCAAAAGAAAGTTTCCACGAACTGTTTAAAGTAGGAGGAGAGCTTTTCAAAGACAAAAATCTTAAATTCTTCCTGTCAAGTTTCTTCTTTTACAGTGTGGGAATGCAGACGATCTTCCTTATGGCAACCTTATTCGGAAAGAGCGAGATCAATCTTGCTCAGGATAAACTGATCGGAACTCTTTTGGTCATCCAGATTGAAGCCATCATCGGAGCTGTTATTTTCTCAAGGTTATCTAAGAGAATCGGGAACAAAAACGTTATTTCAATTGCCATCATCCTATGGATTGTAGCTTGTCTTTGGGCTTATTTCCTAAACAAGGAAAATCCAACGGTAGAATACCAGTTTTATGGGGTAGCTGCAGTAGTAGGGTTAGTAATGGGTGGTCTTCAGGCGATGTCCAGATCTACATACTCAAAACTGCTTCCTGAAAACTCGATGGAAAACACAACCTACTTCAGTTTCTATGACGTATTGGAGAAAATTGCAATCATCATCGGGACATTCATCTTTGCAACATTAATTGAACATTTCAATAATATGCGTATCGCGGCATTGTCCATGACCATATTTTTTGCGGCAGGATTGGTTTTAATCAGGTTCCTGAAGGTTAAAATGAGAACCAACAGAGAAACTTTATAA
- a CDS encoding acetyl-CoA C-acyltransferase: MKEVFIVSAVRTPMGSFMGSLSTVPATKLGATAVKGALDKIGLDPNAVQEIYMGNVLQAGEGQAPARQVALGAGLSINTPSTTVNKVCASGMKAVTMAAQAIKAGDAEVIVAGGMENMSLVPHYYNARVATKLGDIKMLDGMVLDGLTDVYNKVHMGVCAEKCAVDYNFTREDQDNFAVESYKRSAKAWSEGKFSEEIVPVSIPQRKGEPVIFAEDEEYKAVNFDRISTLPTVFKKEEGTVTAANASTLNDGASALILVSKEKMEELGLKPLAKIVSYADAAQEPENFTTAPAKALPIALKKAGLEISDIDFFEFNEAFSVVGLANNKILGLDAAKVNVNGGAVALGHPLGSSGSRIIVTLINVLKQNNAKYGAAAICNGGGGASAIVIENI; encoded by the coding sequence ATGAAAGAAGTATTCATCGTTTCCGCAGTAAGAACGCCTATGGGGAGTTTTATGGGAAGCTTGTCAACAGTTCCGGCTACAAAACTGGGAGCAACTGCTGTAAAAGGAGCACTGGATAAAATCGGATTAGATCCTAATGCTGTTCAGGAAATCTATATGGGAAATGTTCTGCAGGCAGGAGAAGGCCAGGCGCCGGCTCGTCAGGTAGCTTTAGGAGCAGGTCTTTCAATCAATACACCTTCTACTACAGTAAATAAAGTTTGTGCTTCAGGAATGAAGGCTGTAACAATGGCTGCTCAGGCAATCAAAGCTGGTGATGCAGAAGTAATTGTTGCAGGAGGTATGGAAAATATGTCTTTAGTTCCTCACTATTACAATGCAAGAGTAGCTACAAAATTAGGCGATATCAAAATGCTTGATGGGATGGTACTTGACGGTCTTACAGACGTATACAACAAAGTACATATGGGAGTATGTGCAGAAAAATGTGCAGTAGACTATAACTTTACAAGAGAAGATCAGGATAACTTTGCTGTAGAATCTTACAAAAGATCTGCAAAAGCATGGAGCGAAGGGAAGTTCAGCGAAGAAATTGTACCGGTTTCTATTCCTCAGAGAAAAGGAGAGCCTGTAATCTTTGCTGAAGATGAAGAATACAAAGCAGTAAACTTCGACAGAATTTCGACACTTCCTACCGTATTCAAAAAAGAAGAAGGAACAGTAACAGCAGCTAACGCATCTACGTTGAACGACGGTGCTTCTGCATTGATTCTTGTTTCTAAAGAAAAAATGGAAGAACTTGGTTTGAAGCCTCTTGCAAAAATCGTTTCTTACGCAGATGCAGCGCAGGAACCTGAAAACTTTACAACTGCTCCGGCAAAAGCTTTACCTATTGCTCTTAAAAAAGCAGGATTAGAGATCTCAGATATCGATTTCTTTGAATTTAACGAAGCTTTTTCAGTAGTAGGATTAGCTAACAACAAAATCTTAGGATTGGATGCTGCTAAAGTAAACGTAAACGGAGGAGCTGTAGCATTAGGACACCCACTGGGAAGTTCAGGTTCAAGAATCATCGTTACATTGATTAACGTATTGAAGCAAAATAATGCAAAATACGGTGCAGCAGCAATCTGTAACGGAGGTGGCGGAGCTTCTGCTATCGTTATTGAAAATATCTAA
- a CDS encoding RNA polymerase sigma factor → MKNIEENFLLAKKQDRKGQKVLYEMFAPKMLAIANSYINNLHDAEDILLNAFMKCFTRINECRDWKSFPFWLRKIIVNDSITFIRKNKNILYADVEIADDYSETSDEEYPEELNIEEIFSQMPVGYRLIFNLHVFEDKKHNEIAEILNISEGTSKSQLSKAKKWLAEFLKAKENEKRNTETVKI, encoded by the coding sequence ATGAAGAATATCGAAGAGAATTTTTTATTGGCTAAAAAACAGGACCGGAAAGGGCAGAAAGTTCTTTACGAGATGTTTGCTCCAAAAATGCTGGCCATTGCAAATTCTTATATCAATAACCTTCATGATGCAGAAGATATCCTCCTGAATGCATTTATGAAATGCTTTACCAGAATAAATGAATGCAGAGACTGGAAAAGTTTTCCGTTTTGGCTTAGAAAAATTATTGTTAATGATTCTATCACCTTCATCCGGAAGAATAAAAATATTCTCTATGCAGACGTCGAAATTGCAGATGATTATAGTGAAACCTCTGATGAAGAATATCCTGAAGAACTCAATATTGAAGAAATATTTTCCCAGATGCCGGTAGGATATAGATTGATTTTTAATCTACATGTCTTTGAGGATAAAAAACACAATGAAATTGCTGAAATTCTTAATATCTCTGAAGGAACAAGCAAAAGCCAGTTGAGCAAGGCAAAAAAATGGCTTGCTGAATTTTTAAAAGCAAAAGAAAATGAAAAAAGAAATACTGAAACAGTTAAAATCTGA
- a CDS encoding nucleoside permease has protein sequence MNLKLRLTILSFLQFFVWGAWLITMANFWFGTKHWEGTQFGAVFGTMGIASIFMPTITGIIADRWINAERIFSVLHILYGIILFILPHSADPNSFFSVMLVAMCFYMPTIALANSISYTILKNNNMDVVKDFPPIRVWGTIGFIVAMWITNLSGNKATEGQFYIGGAVAIFLGIYALTLPKCPPQKLIDKNSPLSEQLGLNAFKLFGNYKMALFFLFSMLLGAALQLTNAYGDVFLSEFAHFPKYADSFVVQRSTIIMSISQVSETLFILAIPFFLKKFGIKKVMLMSMLAWVLRFGFFAYGVPDGFGLSLIILSCIVYGMAFDFFNISGSLFVETTTDKKIRSSAQGLFMMMTNGFGAVFGSYIAGWAIDKFFTHKFTTASDLSTYLETTPDNPTFLEILKNSFNAAVNSDGTLSSVVMVKDWQQIWLSFAIYSLVLAIFFAVLFKHKHNPEDVSSVKH, from the coding sequence ATGAATTTAAAATTACGACTGACCATCCTCAGTTTTCTCCAATTTTTTGTTTGGGGAGCATGGCTGATTACGATGGCAAACTTCTGGTTTGGTACAAAACATTGGGAAGGGACTCAGTTTGGAGCTGTGTTCGGAACAATGGGAATTGCTTCCATCTTTATGCCAACCATTACTGGAATTATTGCTGACCGCTGGATCAATGCGGAACGTATATTTTCAGTATTACATATCCTTTATGGGATTATCCTTTTTATATTGCCTCATTCTGCAGACCCGAATTCTTTCTTTTCGGTAATGCTTGTGGCTATGTGCTTTTATATGCCAACCATTGCACTTGCAAACTCCATTTCTTATACGATCCTGAAAAATAATAACATGGATGTAGTAAAAGATTTTCCACCTATTCGTGTATGGGGTACCATTGGTTTTATTGTGGCTATGTGGATCACTAACCTTAGTGGAAACAAAGCTACGGAAGGGCAGTTTTATATTGGAGGGGCTGTAGCAATATTTTTAGGAATTTATGCCCTTACCTTACCAAAATGTCCGCCACAAAAGCTGATTGATAAAAACTCACCATTATCCGAACAATTAGGATTGAATGCATTCAAACTTTTTGGGAACTATAAAATGGCTTTGTTCTTTTTATTTTCAATGCTTTTGGGGGCTGCACTTCAGCTTACCAATGCATATGGAGATGTTTTCTTAAGTGAATTTGCCCATTTCCCTAAATATGCTGACTCATTTGTAGTACAGAGATCTACCATTATCATGTCAATTTCTCAGGTATCAGAAACCCTGTTTATTCTGGCGATTCCTTTCTTCCTGAAGAAATTCGGAATAAAAAAAGTAATGCTGATGTCTATGCTGGCCTGGGTTTTAAGATTCGGATTCTTTGCATATGGCGTTCCGGACGGATTTGGACTTTCTCTGATTATCCTTTCATGTATTGTATACGGAATGGCATTCGATTTCTTTAATATTTCAGGATCACTTTTCGTAGAAACAACCACCGATAAAAAAATACGTTCTTCAGCTCAGGGATTATTTATGATGATGACCAACGGTTTTGGAGCTGTTTTTGGAAGTTATATTGCAGGCTGGGCAATTGATAAATTCTTTACCCATAAATTTACCACCGCTTCGGACTTATCTACTTATCTGGAAACAACACCTGATAACCCTACTTTCTTGGAAATACTGAAAAACAGTTTCAATGCAGCGGTTAATTCAGACGGAACCCTTTCATCTGTGGTGATGGTAAAAGACTGGCAGCAGATATGGCTTTCATTTGCTATTTATTCGTTGGTGCTGGCTATATTCTTTGCTGTATTGTTTAAACACAAACACAACCCGGAAGATGTTTCATCAGTAAAACATTAA